The Hippopotamus amphibius kiboko isolate mHipAmp2 chromosome 13, mHipAmp2.hap2, whole genome shotgun sequence sequence GGATCTTGGGCTGGTCTGGCTGTCGGGGGgctggcagagagccttctgtggccaggctgagggtgtgtccctGTGGGCATCATAGACAGCTGTTTCCCTTTCCACAGGACCTGTGTGTGAGATACCTGCCCAGGCTGTACCTGGATATACACGTAAGAGGGGTCAgcctgcctgggggaggggttggAGCGGGGATGGGGTGAGACCCTGTGCAGAAGGACAAGGAGGGCTtggctccctcccctctggctaCTGACTTCTCCCGTGAGACCCCTCCCTGTTGTCCACTCGCAGAATTACTGTGTGTTGGCCAAGCTGCGGGACTTTGTGGCATCGCCCCAGTGTTGGAAGGTGGCCCAGGTAGATGCCTTGAAGGACAAAGTGCGGAAACTGTACACCATCATGAACTCGTTCTGCAGGAGAGTAAGTGATGctattaaatgttctttttctacTGGTTACCAGccaagaatttaaaagaaaggttAGGAGAAGAGGGggatgaggaggagaaagagaaaagtttatGGGGTGCTTCCAGTTCCCAAAGCCCTTCCTCAACCCTGTCGCTTTTGCTAATTGATGGGGACTCAGGACAGGCTCCTCACCTCCACAAGTTCCACCTCCAACACCCAGGACCACATGTCAATCATATAGGACAGACTCTGCTGGGAGTCAaatgggggcagggatggggagagagggctGTGAAATTCTGAGAACTCCGTGAGCCTGGGGTCAGAGAAGACTTTCTGGGGTTGGGACTTCAGGTGTGCTCTGTGTCGGGAGGAATCTGGCAGCAgaagggaaggagacaggaaaagCAGAGAATCAGCACTGGTTAAGATGTAGAAAGTAGAGCCGTGTGGTCCTAGAGGCACAGGCTTCAGCATCAGGCAGACCTGAGCCCCTGCCTTCATCTCCCTGCTTCCCAAATGCCAgcatcccctcccctctctgagccacagtttcctcatttgtgaataATACCCGTCTCATGAGACCTTCGGGAGGATAATACTACCTACACCCTGACCATGTGCGTGCTGGACGCTGTAGTAACTCCCCTGGTCCTAAGATCTTTAGCAAGGTGACTAAACATAGAATACCAAGCACCAGGCCTGGCCCAGGAAACTAATAATTAGCTGTTAAATTTTTTAGCTTTAGGTTTTATTAAGATTTATTTGTTCCTATGCATCAAAGAAGAGACATGCATTTTCTCTCACAcccattcccctctccccttggTTATGGCGGGGAGACAAGAAGACATGATACAGTCTGAGAAGTGCTGTTATTGACTCTAAAGTGTTTGAAAGTGAGACCTGGTGCTGTATCATGGTATCCCCGATGCCTGGCCCAGAGTTTTTACTCAGTAATTGagatttatccattcattcactccctCGCCCATCTACCCATCTGAGTGACCACCATATGAGTGAATTCAATGATAAAAGACTATATGAGATTCAATGGGAAGGTGAAGAAAGCCGTAACCAGCTCTCCTTGGGGGAGTGAAGTTTGGGAATTTTTCACACAAAGGGTAACGATTGAATGGTCTTTGAGGATAACCAGGAGTCCTATAGTTGTGTGTGGGCTCCGTGGCCACCTTCAGTGACATTCCTGCTCATTGTACATCTTTTCCAGGACCTGGTGTTCCTGTCGGATGACTGCAATGCCCTGGAATACCCAATCCTAGTGACCACGGTCCTGCCAGATCATCAGAGCTAAGGCAGCTCAGACCAGAGAGAGAACCCAGGGGGACTGAAATTATGTCATCTGCCCAGACACAAGGGGCTAAAGCCATGGCCCCCACATGTCTCCCTAAAACTGTCATgtgtctctccacctctgaaAAGCAGGGCTTGTACTCCTACCCTGGAAATGATTTTGAACATAGTTAGAAGCCTTGCTTCTCATTTGCCTTGGTTTTGTCTTGCCAGGATGGTTAGATACACAAGTATGTTGATTTGATCACTAAGAAGAAAAGGGCAAACCAGCTTCTTTTTTATGAACAACTAGTTTGAGAACAAGCAAAATAGTATGTTTGTATTACTACTTTAATGGATTAgtggtaccatttttctttcttgatagaAACCAACTTACATTTAACCAAGcttctatttttttatctttatttgagtataattgctttacagtactgtgttagtttctgctgtacaacaaagtgaatcagctatatgtatacatatatccccatatcccctccctcttgagcctccctcccaccctccctatcctacctttttaggtcttcacaaagcatggagctgatttccctgtgctctgtagcagcttcccactagctatctattttacatttggtagtgtgtatatgtcaatgcttctctctcactatGTTCCaacttctcctccccacccccaaccccacccacgtcctgaagtccattcttttatgtctgcatctttattcctgccctgccactaggttcatcagtaccatttttctagattccatatataagcttCTATTTTATACCTTCTCCCACTACCAATTTTCCTTACAgttatctttcattttaaaggaaatttcacTGCCTATAAGTATATTTGCAAGGTTAATAATTACATAGTGCTGACAGGAGCCACTCTTTCATTGAAAGGTGATGAAAATCAAATAAAGACCATCATTACAGTGAGAAACAGGTCCTGCTGTATTTGTCCAAGGTGGGGTGCCAGGGTGTTTATTTCATGCTCTCTCTGCAAGTTGCTGCTTTTAGCAAGATacatctttctccctctttccatcGAGCACAGGTATTTCTGGGTCTGCTTCAACCCACCTGTGTGAATGTCTGTCTTTAAAGCATCAGAAGATGCTCCAATTTCTGTTTGTGGACAGACTGTATCCTGCATCATACCCATGGcagcacagtacctgacacatcACAAACATCAGTTCGCTGGGTCATCATAACAAACCTAGAGACAGGCATCATAGGAGGCTGAGGCTCCTGTcgattaggtaacttgcccaaggtcgctGGCTGGTAAGTGGGGAGCCCGGATTGAACTCAAAGGGCTCCAAAGCGCACACGCTTCCCTGTGCCCCACGCTGGTTCTCTGCAGGTGAAGCATGCTTGTTTAATTAATTCATGAACCCAACAGTAACTTCTCAGATAAGTAACTGGATTGTtgaaaaagttttcaaatattgatttttttaaagttcacaagCTACACTAGGGTCTTTTTGTTTCCTTGACTCCCTCTGTACACATGGGCTGTACTTTTCCTCCTTGATCTTAGGTGTCTTTGACTTAGATGATTTATGAGAATGATTTAGTAGCTTATGATTTTATGTTTAGAAGCACACGACCAGGGCATCACTgtattggtttcctagggctgctgtaacacagTACCACAAAGTGGGgcttaaaataagagaaatttattgtctcatagttctggaggatAGAAGTTCTGAAATCTAAGCATTGGCAGGGTCATCCTCTCCCTGAAGGCCATAGGATAGAGgatcctccctgcctccctctagcttctggtggttactGACAATCCTTGTCATTCAATCTCTGTCCCCATCAACACATGGTATTTACcttgtgtctgtgtctctgtatcCAAAATTCCCTCTTCTTGCAgtaaattatctctgtttgcagatgacatgatcttacatATAGAAAATGTTAAACACTCCACCAAAGAATACCTGTTAGAATTAAGTAAAGTTGCAGGAgagaaaatcaatatacaaaaatcagttgcatttctacacactaacaacaaattttcagaaaaagaaattaagaaaaaaatcccatttacaatagcatcaaaaagtataaaatgcatAGGAATTAatgtaaccaaggaggtgaaagacctgtacactgaaaactataagacattaatgaaaaaaatgaagaagacacaaataaatggaaagttatcCTCTTTTCAtggatttaaagaattaataccattaaaataaaaatattgtccacactacccaaagtgatctgtagattcaatatcattcctatcaaaattccactggcatttttcacagaaacagaaaaaagcaatcctaaaattcagatggaaacaaaaatgacccccaaaataaccaaagcaatcttgagaaagaacaaagcttgaAGTATCACGCTTTCAAATTATACTAAAAGCTATAGTCAAAACAAGATGGTATTGGCACAGAAGCAGaacatatagaaaaatggaagagaacGGAGAACCCAGATATATACCCATGCATAACTTTGACAAGGACACCAAGAGCACTTAATAGAGAAaggacattctcttcaataagtggtgctgggaaaagtggtgtgcacatgcaaaagaaacaagACCTCTATCTTACACTACTCataaaagtgaattaaagacttaaatgtaagacctgaaatcatacaACTGCTagcagaaaacatagggaaaaatctTCCTAACCTTGGTCTTAGCAATgactttttggatatgacactTAAAGCACTGACAACAAAAGCGAAAGTATacaagtaggactacatcaaacttaaaagcttctgcactgcaaaggaaaccatcaacaaaataaaaagtcatcttacagaatgggagaaaatatttgcaaaccatgtatccaataaggggttaatatccaaagtatataagaaATTTTTACaactcacagcaaaaaaaaaattcccaaatctgattttaaaatgggcaaaggatctgaatagatattttaccaaagaagacatacaaatgaacaacaggtacatgaaaatgtgctcaacatcactaatcttcagggaaatgcaaataaaaaacaccatgagagatcacctcatacctgttaggataggttttataaaaaagacaacagataaGTTTTacgaagatgtggagaaaagggactctatatacactgtgggtgggagtgtaaaattggtacagcctttatagaaaacagtatggagggtcttcaaaaaattaaaaacagaactaccatatgatccatcaatcctacttctgaatatatatctgaaagaaataaaatcagtatctcaaagaggtatctgcacccccacgttcactgcagcattattcacagtagccaagacatggaaacaacctgaatgcccattgatggatgaacaaataaagaagaattatataaatatatgatagaatattattcagctataagaaagatggaaatcctgccatttgcaacaatatgaatgAAACTAGAGGACATCACGCTAAGTGAATGtagccagacaaagataaatgCTGTAGGATCTTCcctacatgtggaacctaaaaaaaagttgaactaaAAAAAGCAGAGTGGAATGGTAGTTACCGGGCACTAGGGGGTGGGCAAGATAGGGAGATGCTGCTcaaagggcagaagacctcacttataagatgaataagctctgaGGATGCAATGTACaccatggtgactgtagttaataatactgtgctGTGCACATGATATTTGGTAAGAGATTTGGTAATTttaagcattctcaccacacacacgcacaaaaagTAACTACGGAAAGTGATGGATGTGATAACTAAGTGGACTGTGGGAGTCATTTCACAAAGTATAACTTACCTCAAATCATCACAGTGcatgtttaaaatatatgcaattttatttgaaaagtctaccccaataaagctgaaaaatacaccaaaagaaacaaaaatttcctcttcttacaaagaTACCAGTTATTGGTTAAGGGCCCATCCTGATGAAGTatggcctcattttaatttgaCAACATCTGCAAAGATGCTATTTCCATATAAGGTCTCCTTCATAGATATgaagggttaggatttcaatgtatctttttgaaagacAAAATTCAACCCACAACAATCATACTTTGAAGGGATAACCCCATCGCAAAGGGAAATTATGCAACAAATGAATGCTTtattaccaccatcaccaccatctaccACTTCCTGCCAGATGCTAAACACGCATGCCAGGCGCACAGCACACACTAGCACACTGAACCTTCACAATGATACTGCTACTGGGTAGGTGCTCTCAACCCCAAGCTACAGTGCAGGAAACACACTCAGGTtcaaaggttaagtgacttcccCAGACAGCTGATAAATAGTGACAAAGGGATTCCAGATAAATAGACAAACACTGGAAGTGTTCATTTCACGGCTCTGCTAAGTCTTTGCTATTTCTCAGTAGCAAAGTAAACCAGTGAAGACAAGGACTAATTTACACATTTCAggcatttatttgtttgcttatttcttcCATAGTGACTGAGTGCTTATTATGAACTCAACAAATCCTGAGATGCCAAGTAAAGAATTCTTTCCCTTAGGTTGGCAGAGAAGACATATGCAAAATCAAGCAGatggcagaggaaggagcaagtAATGCTCCCTGAGACAGGGAAGAAAGGTTTCTTAGAGGATTCAGAATTTGAACAAGGTCTTTTCAAGACTTGTTGACTTGAAACTGTTGGCTTGTATAACTGGGTAGTTGTTAAAATGGAAAGGAATGGAGGCAAAAGATAGAGCAGAGTAAAAGGCATGGAGACTCTGATGGAGGTGAATGGTGCATGGTTGGGAAGTCAGGAACTGGAGCTAAGAATCTAGTGGGGGCAGAATGTAACCAGTGTGGATCATGGTGAGGCCTGCCAGGGACACACAGGCAAAGCATGTCTGTCCTGACCCTAGTTGTGTAATTACCAGTCACATAAAGGAGAATCCTTTTCTAGGCAGAAAGATTGGGACTCAAATGGTTGGAAGCTGTCAGCTCCTGAAGGGGTCCCTTTGCTTTGgatttcaaaaataacaaaatgaggcCAAGGTTCCTCCCCTGTGTATCAGCCCATTGCCAAGTCAGACATTTGGGTATCAGCCTgggcttcttctccttctttctccataGCCAACTGGTCGACCCCATCTTCTCTGCATCTCTTGGCTTCTCTATTTGCACCTTACCACCTTGACATTAGTTCAGAACCCTCTCAAAACACAGCATCCAGCCTTTGCCCGGGACTCTATACTCTGATAGAGCATGGAGCTAATGGTGTAGTCCTATAATGTCATAGGATGCTTTGCAGAGACTGTTGCTGGTGATGCTAAATGAGGGCTTTGTAGACCAAGGTGAGAACTTGGTCTTCTCATCCTTACCCCACCATTAGCTCTTTTTATCCCAAGTGAGATTCTGACAATGGCTGATCCTTCTCCCCTGAGTCTTCCCTatcagaaggttttttttttttctcatgtgctTATGAATTGTTAGAGCCTATGTTCTTTCATCAACTGATTTAACCCATCTAGCTAAACAACCCCAAATTCACACCTCCCACTCAGACTTTCTGAGGAGGCTTAGGCTAATTTTCCAACTACCTTGTTATTATATATTCTCTTAGAGTCCCAAAAAGTACCTCAGAATTGACTTCTCTAAAGGtaactcttcattttataaatttatttatttatttattggccgcattgggtcttcattgtggcgcgtgtggcctttctctagttggcatgagcaggggctactcttcattgccgtgtgcaggcttctcattgcgaagacatctcttgttgcagagcatgggctctaggcctgcaggcttcagtaattgtggcatgcgggctcagtagttgtggctcgtgggctctagagcacaagctcagtagttgtggcacaggcttagtttctccctggcatgtggaatcttcccagaccagggatcgaacctgcttctcctgcattggcaggtggattcttaaccactgtgccaccaaggaattccctctaaAGATAACTCTTGCTTTTCTTGCCCATTGGCCTTTCCTGTCTCAGTAAAATTGTCCCATCATTCACCCTTTGCTTCAACCAAAAACGTGGCCTTCTGTcccctgacttttttttccctcaccttTCTCCCAACGTTGCAATTAATCAGCAAGTCCTGTACTTTCTGCCTCCAAAGCATTTTATGTGTCTGCTCAACTGGGCCAGAGAGTGTGCAGAATGTTAGGTTAAACATTATcctaggtgtgtctgtgaggatgtttccagaagagattaagATCTGAATTGATGGACTGAATAAAGAGATTGACCTCCCCAATGTGGGTGGGTCTCAGCCAATCCACTGGAGGCCTGAAGAGAACAAAGACTGAGTCAGAGACTTTGTTTCCCCTGCCTGACTGCTGAACTGAGAAAATGGTGTTCTCCTGCCCTGGGACAGGGGCTTACACCATCGGCATGTTACAtcctcaggccttcagactcagattGGAACTTATACCATTGACTTTCCAATTTTCAGACCTCTGGATGCAGACTGGAAATATACCATCAATTTTCCCAGGTCTCCGGTCTATAAATGACACATCAGGGGACTCTTCAGCCTCCACAATTGTGTCAGCCAACTCCTTATAACAAATCCTTCTTCAAATAAATATGATGTGTTATatctgtaaatatataaatatatccaaggttctggagaaccctgattaatACATTGAACCTGTGCTCTTTTCTCCATACCTGGTATCAATATCCCTGTCAAGGTCATCACGACCCCTTGCCTGGACTGCAATTGCCTCCCAGCCTTCACTCTGGCCCCCTCCCATCCAATGTCCACTCAGCAGCCAGAATAAGCTACTTTAAAACATCAATTAGATCACATCCTTCCCCTGTTGGAAAACTTCTTACAGCTTCCCATTTTGAATGAAATTTGAAGTTTTCACCTTGGTCTACAAAGCCATTATTGACTATCACCACCATCAGTCTCGGCAAAGCATCTTATGACATTACAGTACTTGATcatatgttcatttgtttgtttagttgcttattctttgtctttctcaCTATACCAtaagctccaggaaggcagggaccatgtcaTTTTGTTTCATCATTTTATCCCCCGCAACCAGCAC is a genomic window containing:
- the CYTL1 gene encoding cytokine-like protein 1; this encodes MTRQLLPLLLLLLAGPPAAQPTPPTCYSRMLSLSREITADFQSLQATEPSDLCVRYLPRLYLDIHNYCVLAKLRDFVASPQCWKVAQVDALKDKVRKLYTIMNSFCRRDLVFLSDDCNALEYPILVTTVLPDHQS